Below is a genomic region from Mycolicibacter hiberniae.
GGGTGATGATCCCGACGACGCCCATCGGCTCGTGAAAGGTGATATCGAGCCCGCCGGCGACCGGGATCTGCTTGCCGGACAACCGTTCCGGGCTGGCTGCATAGAACTGCAGTACGTCGCGGACGTGCCCGGCCTCCCATTCGGCAGCCGAGATCGGATGGCCGGAGTTGGTGACCTCGATCGCTGCCAGCTCATCGATGTGGTCGCCGACCACGGCGGCGAAGTCCCGCAGCGCGGCGGCCCGCTCGGCCGGGGCACGTTTGGCCCATCGCTTCTGGGCAGCCTGTGCCCGGCGCACGGCGTCGTCGACCGCCGCGGCTTCCAGGTGCTCGACGGTGTCGAACACCGTCCCGGTAGCCGGGTTGATGAGTTCGTGGATCACTTGCTCACCCGCGCCAGCTCGTAGGTGCCCGCCGCCGCCACCAGTGCGGCGAACAGGCGCAGATCCTCTGGGGATTCCTCGGGATGCCACTGAACCGCGAGCACGAAGTCCTCCCCGGGAAGCTCGATCGCCTCGATGACCCCGTCGTCATCGCGCGCACTGACGACAAGTTTCGCACCCACCTCGGCGATGGCCTGATGGTGGTAGCACTGCACCTGGCAGGTCTGGCCCACCAGCCCGGCCAGTCGGGTTCCGGCGACGGTGTGCACCGCCATCGGCGTGAAGACTCCGTTGCCGGCTCGGTGCCCGCTGTTGCCGATCACGTCGGGCAGATGCTGGTGCAGCGTGCCGCCGAGCGCGACGTTGAGCACCTGGGCGCCACGGCAGATGCCCAGCACCGGCATGCCCCGGCGCATCGCCTCGGCCAACAAGGCGAATTCCCATGCGTCCCGGGTCGTGTCGGGCCGATCCGTCTCGGCGTGGGGCTCCTGGCCGTACCCGTCGGGATCGAGGTCCCGGCCGCCGGTGATCACCAGGCCGGCCACGCCGTCGAGCACCCGCGCTGCGATCTGCGGGTTCACCGGTTGCGGCGGCAGCAGCACAGCGGTCCCACCGGCGGCGGTGATGCTCTGGATGTACTGAGCGGGCAGCAGTCCCGCCCGGGCATCCCACACACCGAACTTCGCGCGGTCCAGATAGGTCGTCAAGGCGACTACCGGTCCGCCCTGCTCCTGCGACGGTCCCAGCTTCGCCTCTCCTGCGTCGAGCCTCGCTGAACCGCCCTGCCCCTGCGACGGTCCCAGCTTCGCCTCTCCTGCGTCGAGCCTCGCTGAACCGCCGGGTTCAGAACCGCTCAAAACCCCGGACCCTCTCCCAATCGGTCACCGCGGTGTTGAAGGCATCCAGCTCCACCCGGGCGCTGTGCAGGTAATGCTCGACGACCTCGTCTCCGAAAGCCTTGCGCGCCACCGCTGATTCGGCGAACAGCTCTACCGCACCGGCGAGCGTGGTGGGCAGGCGCGGAAGCGCGGCCCGGTAGGCGTCGCCGTCGACCGGATCGGGCAGCGCCACGTCGTTGTCGATGCCGTACAGCCCCGCGGCGATCAACGCGGCCACGGCCAGATAGGGGTTCACGTCGCCGCCGGGAACCCGGCACTCCACCCGCATCGAGTCACCGTGGCCGAGCACCCGCAGCGCGCAGGTGCGATTGTCCAAGCCCCACGCGATCGCCGTGGGCGCGAAGCTACCGCCGACGAATCTCTTGTAGGAGTTGATGTTCGGCGCGTAGCACAAGGTCAGCTCGGGCAGCGTGGCCAGCACCCCGGCCAGGAAGGCGCGGAACAACGCGGACATGCCGTGCGGTGCGGCCGGGTCGGCGAGCACTGCCGAACCTTCGGTGCTGCGCAGCGACAGATGCACGTGGCAGCTGTTGCCTTCGCGTTGGTCGAACTTCGCCATGAAGGTCAGGCTCTTGCCGTGCTGGTCGGCGATCTCCTTCGCGCCGCTCTTGTAGACGCTGTGGTTGTCGCAGGTCCTCAGCGCATCTTCGTAGCGGAAGGTGATCTCTTGCTGGCCGGTGTTGCACTCACCCTTGACGCCTTCGCAACGCAGGCCGGCGCCGGTCATCCCCCGCCGGATGTCGCGCAGCAGCGGTTCCAGCCGCGTCCCGGCGACCAGGCCGTAGTCGGCGTTGTAGTCCGTTCCCGGGGTCAGGCCCCGGTAGCCGTCCGCCCACGCCTGCCGGTAGCTCTCCTCGAACACCAGAAACTCCAGTTCCGTGGCGGCGTAGGCAACCAGGCCCCGCTCGGCCAGCCGGGCACATTGGGCCGCCAGAATCTGGCGGGGTGCCACCGCGACCGGGCCGCCGTCCGGCCAATGCGCGTCGGCGAGCACGTGGGCGGTGCCGGGCAGCCACGGAATGCGGCGCAGGGTGGCGAAGTCCGGTTTGAGCACCATGTCGCCGTAGCCGGTCCCCCAGTCCGCGATCGAGTAACCGGGGACGGTGTTCATCTCCACGTCGACGGCCAGCAGGTAGCTGCAGACCTCGACGCCGTGTTCGGCGACCTCGGCGATGAAGTGCTCGGCCGCCACCCTCTTGCCGACCAGCCGGCCCTGCATGTCGGCGAAAGCCACCACGACGGTGTCGATCTCGCCGGAGGCGACCAGTTGCCGAAGCTCTTCGGAGGACAGCATCGCAGGCCGGGTCATTGCACTCCTTCGCCGACGATTCCCCTGACATTGAGAGTGCTGTCAGGCTACCCGCCCGCGATCAGTCGTTGACCTCCAGCCGACGGAATTGCGCCGAGCGGTAGCAGTCCGCGCAGGTGGAACGGCGGATCTTGCCGCTGGTGGTGATGGGCAGCGAGCCGGGAGCCACAAGCACCAGGTCAGCGACCCGGACGCCGTGCGACTGGGATACCGAAGCCGCCACGTCTTTCTTCAGGGCGGCCAGCCGGTGCAGCTCCTCCTCGACGGTGCTGCCCCGGGTCTTGACCTCGGCGATCACCACCAGCTTCTCGCCATCGTCGCCGTTCACCGGTACCGCGGCGACGCGGCCGCCGGTGAGCTCCTGCACGGTGGCCTCGATGTCGTCGGGGTAGTGATTGCGGCCGTCCACGATCAGGAGGTCTTTGATGCGGCCGACCACCACCATCTCGCCCTCGTGGATGACGCCCAGGTCTCCGGTGCGCAACCACGGCCCCACCGGTGTGCCGGCAGACGGCGACCGCAGCTGTCCGCCGAAAGTGCGTTCGGTGGCCTCCGCGTTGTGCCAGTACCCGCCGGCGACGTTGGGCCCGTGCAGCCAGATCTCCCCGACCCGCCCGTCGGGCTGCTCGGTGTGCAAGTCGGGGTCGACGATGCGCACCGTGCACGCGCGAGGCGCTCCGATGCTGACCAGTTCGGATCCGCCCGGCACGGCCTCCGCGGTCCCGGCGACCAGGTTCTCGTAGTCGAGCCGCAGGGTCACGGGGCGGTTCGCGCGCGGCGCCGAGGCGACGTAGACCACGGCCTCGGCAAGCCCGTAGGACGGCGCCAGCGCGTTGGCCGGCAGGTTGAACCGCGCGAAGCGTTCGGTGAAGCGGCGGATCGTTGCGGCGTGGATGCGCTCACTGCCGGACAGGATCGTGTGCACGTTGCCCAGGTCGAGACCGGCCATGTCCTCGTCGCGGGTGCGGCGCGCGGCGAGTTCGAACGCGAAATTCGGCCCCGCCGTGAAGGTGCAAGAGTTGACGGCGAGCTGCTCTATCCACCGAAAGGGCTTCTGCAGGAACGCCATCGGGCTCATCAGCACCGTCTGGCGGTCGAGCAGGACAGGTCCCATCACGCCCATCAACAGGCCCATATCGTGGTAGAAGGGCAGCCAGGAGACCAACGTGGTGTCCGGCGGCGGCGCCGCACCGTCGTCGCCGAAATAATCGGCCATCACCTGCTCGATGTTGGCGAACACGTTGCGGTGCGAGACCACGACGCCCCTCGGGGAGCCGGTCGAGCCGGAGGTGTATTGCAGCAGGGCGGTCTTGGTCGTCATCGCGCCGGTACCGGCCCAGCAGACTGGGGCGTCGAGATCGATGAGATCCACTTCGACGACCGTGGGAGACCCACCACCGCTGATGCACCCCCCCATGTCGCCGGCGACGGCCGATGTGGTGAGCACAGCGGCCGGTGCACAGTCCTGCAGCGCCGCGGTGACCCGCTCGTCGCGGCTGCCGAAGGCCGGTACCGGCAGCGGGACCACGATGCAGCCGGCTTCCATCGCACCGAGGAACCCGGCGATGTACTCCAGACCTTGCGGCGCGAGCAGCGCCACGCGATCGCCGGGCGCCGCGACCGCGGCCACCTCGGCCGCGACCGCCTCGGTGCGAGCCAGGATCTGAGACCAGGTCAGGGTCTCGGAATAGCCGCCGGGATCCAGCTCGTAGTCGATGAAGGTGTACGCCGGCCGGTCAGGCCTCTGGCGAGCCCGTTCGCGCAGCAACGCCGGTATCGATTGCCCCCATGACGACATGCCATTCCCCCACGGATATTCGGCCTTTGCCCCCCGCCGACGCTCCCCCGAGCGCCGGCTAGCCGGGAAACTACACCCCGCGGCTTGGCATCACCAGGTGCTGGCGCGCAGCACGATCTCCATCGCCAGTTGTGCGGTGAACTCCTGGGCGCTGCGCCGCCCGGGCAGCGTCACCAGGCGGTGCTCGCCGTAGACGAACCGCTGGCTGTCGCTGGCCACCGACGCCGTGGCCCGGGAACTGACCAGAACGGTGGTGTTGACCTCGACCGGGGGGCAGCGCTCGTCGCGGATCAGCCCGCTCAGGTCCGGTGCGCGCGGATGGCCCCGATCGAGCACCACCAGGCCGGTGAAGCGGTCCGGGCGGGTCGCCGCGAGTTCCCAGGCGTTGTCCGCGCCGGTCCGGTCGCCCACCAGCACACCGCACTGCACGCCCAAGGAGTCGAGGATGCCGATCACCGACTTGGCCGTCAGTCGGGGGTCGGCGCCGATCACGATGGTCCGCAGCGAGGCGGTGTGCAGCCGCTGGCAGAGCGCATCGTAGGCGGTCAGCGGGTGCTGCGCGGCGGCGAGCACCACGACCACGGTGCCGTTTGGCGGGCCTGCGGAATCGACGGGGATCGGGAACCCCTCGATGGTCATCATCGTGCCCGGCATCTAGGCCACGCTACCGCCAATCGGACGGTGCGGGGGCGGTTTTGGGCGCCGTGCGGTGCGCTGCGGACACGGCGCTGCGGTCAGGGCAGCGTGAGAATCTCGGCGCCGGCGTCGGTGACCACGAGGGTGTGTTCGAACTGCGCACTCCATTGGCCGTCGCTGGTGACCACGGTCCAGTCGTCGTCCCAGATGTCGTAGTCCAGACCGCCGAGGTTGATCATCGGCTCGATGGTGAAGGTCATGCCGGGCTCGATGACGGTGTCGACTTCGGGCTGGTCGTAGTGCAGGATCACCAAACCGTTGTGGAACGTCGGCCCGATCCCGTGGCCGGTGAAGTCGCGGACCACGGTGTAGCCGAACCGGTTCGCATACGCCTCGATCACCCGCCCGATCACCGACAGGGCCCGGCCCGGCTTGACGGCCTTGATGGCCCGCATGGTGGCCTCGTGGGTGCGCTCGACCAGGAGGCGGTGTTCCTGCGAGACGTCACCGGCAAAGAAGGTGGCGTTGGTGTCGCCGTGTACTCCGTCGATGTAGGCGGTGACATCGATGTTGACGATGTCGCCGTCGGCGATCACGGTCGAGTCCGGGATGCCGTGACAGATGACCTCGTTGAGCGATGTGCAGCAGGACTTGGGAAAGCCCTTGTAGCCCAGCGTCGAGGGATAGGCGCCGTGGTCGACCATGTACTCGTGGGCGATCCGGTCGAGCTCGTCGGTGGTCACGCCCGGGGCGACGGCCTTGCCCGCCTCGGCCAGCGCGCCAGCTGCGATCCGGCCGGCCACCCGCATCTTCTCAATCACCTCGGGCGTCTGCACCCACGGCTCGGTGCCTTCGGCGGCCGTGGCGCGGCCGACGTACTCCGGTCGTGGGATGGACCGGGGCACCGGCAGCGTGGGCGATATCACGCCGGGGGAAAGCGGGGCTCGAACTGGCATTGGCCCAGCTTAACGGAGCTGGTCAGCGCCGCCAGCGCAGCTTGCGCCGGGGACCCCGGATGTCCACCGAGCCGCACACCACGCGTCCGGTCAGCACCAGGTGCGGAGTTCCCTCGGCAGGCGGGTCGCTCCGGCGGTCGCGGGCACTGCCGCCGTAGACCTCGACGTCGTCGATGGAGGCACTGGCGCCCTCGGGCAATCGGATGTCGACGGAGCCGAAGCGCATGTCGAGTTCGATGACCACCACCGGCCCGGCGAAGCGCGCCTTGGTGAGGTCGAGGTCGACCGAGCCCAGGCGCCGCACCAGGGCCAGCCGGGTCGGCACCACCCACTCGCCGTGGCGTTTGAGCGAACCGGCCCAGCCGCGCAGCTCGACCCGGTCGGCGGCCGAGGTGACGATGGCCCCCGGTCCGGGCAGGTCCCCGATCAGGTTGTCGAGGTCCGAGCGCATCCTGGCCTGCGAGACCTGCGCGGCGCGTTCCTCGAACTCTCCGATGTCGATCAGACCCAGCGAGACGGCGTTGTGCAGACGGCGCAGCGTGCCATTGCGGTCCGCATCCGAGATGCGCAGCAAAGCGGCCACGTTGTCATCGAGACCGGTCATGGTTTCCCAATTTACCGGCGCCGGCCAGGCTGCGCAGTCCACGAACGACGGCGCGCGGCCGCTACAGCAGGAAGTTGTCCGGCAGCGAGTCGAACATCACCTTGGTCATCCGGACGGCGTATTGCGAGCTGCCGCCACCGACGATCAGGGAGGCGAAGGCGAGGTCGCCCCGGTATCCGGCGAACCAGGAGTGCGAGCCCCCGGCGAATTCGGCTTCCCCGGTCTTGCCGAAGACCGGGCCACAGCCCGCGATGTCGCGTGCGGTGCCGTCGGTCACCACCAACCGCATCATCTGGCGCAGGCCGTCGAGGATCTCCGGGTCCACCGGGGCACCGACCGGTCCGTTGACCG
It encodes:
- a CDS encoding gamma-glutamyl-gamma-aminobutyrate hydrolase family protein, with protein sequence MGPSQEQGGPVVALTTYLDRAKFGVWDARAGLLPAQYIQSITAAGGTAVLLPPQPVNPQIAARVLDGVAGLVITGGRDLDPDGYGQEPHAETDRPDTTRDAWEFALLAEAMRRGMPVLGICRGAQVLNVALGGTLHQHLPDVIGNSGHRAGNGVFTPMAVHTVAGTRLAGLVGQTCQVQCYHHQAIAEVGAKLVVSARDDDGVIEAIELPGEDFVLAVQWHPEESPEDLRLFAALVAAAGTYELARVSK
- a CDS encoding glutamine synthetase family protein is translated as MTRPAMLSSEELRQLVASGEIDTVVVAFADMQGRLVGKRVAAEHFIAEVAEHGVEVCSYLLAVDVEMNTVPGYSIADWGTGYGDMVLKPDFATLRRIPWLPGTAHVLADAHWPDGGPVAVAPRQILAAQCARLAERGLVAYAATELEFLVFEESYRQAWADGYRGLTPGTDYNADYGLVAGTRLEPLLRDIRRGMTGAGLRCEGVKGECNTGQQEITFRYEDALRTCDNHSVYKSGAKEIADQHGKSLTFMAKFDQREGNSCHVHLSLRSTEGSAVLADPAAPHGMSALFRAFLAGVLATLPELTLCYAPNINSYKRFVGGSFAPTAIAWGLDNRTCALRVLGHGDSMRVECRVPGGDVNPYLAVAALIAAGLYGIDNDVALPDPVDGDAYRAALPRLPTTLAGAVELFAESAVARKAFGDEVVEHYLHSARVELDAFNTAVTDWERVRGFERF
- a CDS encoding AMP-binding protein; its protein translation is MSSWGQSIPALLRERARQRPDRPAYTFIDYELDPGGYSETLTWSQILARTEAVAAEVAAVAAPGDRVALLAPQGLEYIAGFLGAMEAGCIVVPLPVPAFGSRDERVTAALQDCAPAAVLTTSAVAGDMGGCISGGGSPTVVEVDLIDLDAPVCWAGTGAMTTKTALLQYTSGSTGSPRGVVVSHRNVFANIEQVMADYFGDDGAAPPPDTTLVSWLPFYHDMGLLMGVMGPVLLDRQTVLMSPMAFLQKPFRWIEQLAVNSCTFTAGPNFAFELAARRTRDEDMAGLDLGNVHTILSGSERIHAATIRRFTERFARFNLPANALAPSYGLAEAVVYVASAPRANRPVTLRLDYENLVAGTAEAVPGGSELVSIGAPRACTVRIVDPDLHTEQPDGRVGEIWLHGPNVAGGYWHNAEATERTFGGQLRSPSAGTPVGPWLRTGDLGVIHEGEMVVVGRIKDLLIVDGRNHYPDDIEATVQELTGGRVAAVPVNGDDGEKLVVIAEVKTRGSTVEEELHRLAALKKDVAASVSQSHGVRVADLVLVAPGSLPITTSGKIRRSTCADCYRSAQFRRLEVND
- a CDS encoding alpha/beta fold hydrolase; this encodes MPGTMMTIEGFPIPVDSAGPPNGTVVVVLAAAQHPLTAYDALCQRLHTASLRTIVIGADPRLTAKSVIGILDSLGVQCGVLVGDRTGADNAWELAATRPDRFTGLVVLDRGHPRAPDLSGLIRDERCPPVEVNTTVLVSSRATASVASDSQRFVYGEHRLVTLPGRRSAQEFTAQLAMEIVLRASTW
- the map gene encoding type I methionyl aminopeptidase encodes the protein MPVRAPLSPGVISPTLPVPRSIPRPEYVGRATAAEGTEPWVQTPEVIEKMRVAGRIAAGALAEAGKAVAPGVTTDELDRIAHEYMVDHGAYPSTLGYKGFPKSCCTSLNEVICHGIPDSTVIADGDIVNIDVTAYIDGVHGDTNATFFAGDVSQEHRLLVERTHEATMRAIKAVKPGRALSVIGRVIEAYANRFGYTVVRDFTGHGIGPTFHNGLVILHYDQPEVDTVIEPGMTFTIEPMINLGGLDYDIWDDDWTVVTSDGQWSAQFEHTLVVTDAGAEILTLP
- a CDS encoding DUF1707 SHOCT-like domain-containing protein, with amino-acid sequence MTGLDDNVAALLRISDADRNGTLRRLHNAVSLGLIDIGEFEERAAQVSQARMRSDLDNLIGDLPGPGAIVTSAADRVELRGWAGSLKRHGEWVVPTRLALVRRLGSVDLDLTKARFAGPVVVIELDMRFGSVDIRLPEGASASIDDVEVYGGSARDRRSDPPAEGTPHLVLTGRVVCGSVDIRGPRRKLRWRR